gaggcatcacaacaacgtttcaccaggcaacgccggtcaacagctgtttgtgtatgagaaatcggttggaaactttcctgatgtcagcacgttgtaggtgtcgccaccggcgtcaaccttgtgtgaatgctctgaaaagctaatcatttgcatatcacagcttcttcgtgctgtcgattaaatttcgcgtctgtagcacgtcatcttcgtggtgtagcaattttaattgccagtagtgtaaatatacgGCCGAGAGAGTCAGCCGAGTGGAATCGTGAAATGAACGCAGTTGTCGAGGACCGTGTGCCATAAAGGACGCAGATTCACCACGGGATCGGGAAACGCAGAGGCGtctgttgtctattgaggcctaagcgctgtagtgtgcgagtgaggcaGAAAAGAACCTACATCGTACGAAACCTAGTAGAAACCATTTGTgaccgaggagacgtagcagtgttaaattgGCGGACCGAAGATCGGCTATAAAGgggaacatttatggaaactatttaattctgtagtaatgcagggagtcaagccacagtaattttaatctgccaccctccttaaattttcatggtgatcccaatacaacttgaatattgatcatatctgtaatagtttaggatttactgttgaagtgaaattaacaagttttgtaacaaagacctggaTGCTTAAACCTgagacgatcgacatttcatatagaagcacatcattaaaatgacgaatgttgtaaatatcaactctgtaactttatttgtttaagagatatagtaaatttaaattatcagcatTTTCAGTTAAGCTTCAGATcagcatttcctccacacaaaacacattgatcgatgacagcatgacaccttatagaatcattaggtaacagaatatttgttgcaaagtttagtgcataatagttcttgtgttctttatttattcatcagaaagcacattggtgcaaggctactggctgtggGATTCAAAGCTAAGAagcaaattgtattggttttatgtaaaagtatttaacgtttattgtgtaatgggtattatttttactttatttcgaacgtgaaagtggtcaagctttggttATTTAACCCTtcattacacactttttttttataagttaaaagtattttttttgtaattgaaattgttCAAGGATGTCAGGAAAAACGCTGAAAAAATAAGATGTTTTTAATtcagaataaaaatttatttttattcagtttgcaTTTATGCAAAACTGTGGGAAACTTTGTTAGCTGAAATACAAGATGAATGGAGCAGAGTACTCTCCAAAGGTTTTAGAAGCACTACAAATTTTTTTGCATTCACGTGTTCTTCCATTCAACTACTAACAATCACCGCCGAGAGAGAGCAATGTCAGCCTGACTTACAATGCTACTCACACATTGTCGCGTCATACACTCAGTTGCGCATTCTAGTGGCAGAATCTTATCAGTTACCGTCATAATACCACATAGCACATCAGCAAAGCAGTTTCAAGCGTTAAACTTCAAGAACAACGGCGAAAAGAGAGTTGAAACGTTGCTTTGCACATCTGCAAAGCAACGCAGTGAAGGgttaaatgtgtaaatatgtatttaaatatgtaaataatgtagaataagctgcagcCAATCAGACGGACGGCTTCCGGacagggaactgccctagtcagttgagagaGGATATTCGGCGCCCGGGAAACGTGgctggggacgggcagagggacagtgcggGTGCaggcgcgaaagcggacagtcggtctttctaggaagtgaaacgacttagaaaatttcgcgttgtgtggtaccgCGGGACTTCGTCTCTCAGCGGTAAGCAGCCGCACGGCTGGTGTGAACTCGAAcatttcgcgtagataacttgtttttcgcgatgagattgtgaatgatcgaactgtgtcaaatggatatgcgctcgagtgttaCAGCAACTCTAAATACGactactttcgctattagtttgctttctgaataagcattatcctaaccaaatcgcaactgtgtgatctacatcatttatgggtcgttaatttagttcccgatattagtATTACTGttatatatgttatgttaactttgtatttcgaaaacttgccatcagccagacaatttaaccaaagggtcacaagtatcTAATTTAGGGCGTATAATGCGACATGTGcgattcaacccctagacgagtgtGAGCCAAGACATGTCgacgaagaggaactgcatgtgaaCCCGAATATCTTTGGGGATGTTAGCCAGCATGTGGGACCTATGACAGTAAACAAAGGCACCATGACGCCTGTCTATTACGTGAACCATATTGGGGACCATCagcttcccttcatgtttgataTCTTCCACCAAGGGTGATAGCGCCTTCCAATAGGAATCGTGCCACAGTCGTTTGAGTAGCGAGATCATGAACTCATTTTGATGTCTTGGGCACCAAATTTGCCTAATCTAAACCCTATGGAACACACTCGGGCGCTATCAGGCTCCAGAGCCGCATCTACAAAGCGCCAACTCGTGATTTACGGTCATTTGTGACCATGTGCGTAGACATTTGGTGCCACAAACCTCGGGAACTTGCCGAGGGCTTGTCGAATACATGTCACACGTAATCGCTACTGTACTGCGTTTTAAAGCCTGACCAACGACCAACACGATATTAAGCAcgaggtggtcataatattttggtttaTGGGTGTGTTTTTGATGGCCTGTCGTAGCTACCTTCCCCTGTATAGCAATCTATTATTTTCGAATCCTCAAGAAATACATGGATGCGTCTGTTAATGAAACATCGAGCTCAGAGGTCAAGCAGGtaagtacactatatgatcaaaagttccGGACACCCCTTTGTAAAGTGGAACTGAGCACTAGATGTCACTAGAAGCAGGGCCACCAGTATAAAAAGAGGCGGAAAATCATATATTGTCAGTAGCaaagcagtagcagcagaatggttcggtcaggagcgctcagtgacttcgaacgtggatcaGACATTCAATGTCACCTGAATGAAGCGTCAGGGACATTTGTTCTCTAAAACTGCCCGACTGaaatgttggtgatgtgattgtattGGAAATGTGAAAGAACAACGGCAGCAACACCAAAACCGTGCAAAACTCGTGTACTGACGGTCAGGGATCGTCGAGCGTTGCGGTGGGTGGTTGTAGATCATCGAAAGAAATAAGTGGGAAAAAATCACTCGTAAACTCCGAAGTGTTACCAGCAGCGcacctagcacagtgactgtgcgtagagaattcaaaagaatggggtacagtgctcgagcagctcctcaaaagcCACAGATTTCTGTAGTCAGCGCTAAGCGACGAGACTGGACAGTGCATAACCGCACAAGAGTTATGTGGAgtaatgaatctacatctacagttacatacactactggccattaaaattgcttcaccacgaagatgacgtgctacagatgcgaaatttaaccgacaggaagaagatgctgtgatatgcaaatgattagcttttcagagcattcacacaaggttggcgccggtggcgacacctacaacgtgctgactcgaGGAAATTttacaaccgattcctcatacacaaacagcaattgaccggcgttgcctggtgaaacgtaaggaggagaaatacgtactatcacgtttccaactttgatataggtcggattgtagcctgtcgcgattgcggtttatcgtatcgcgacattgctgctcgcgttggtcgagatccaatgactgttagcagagtatggaatcggtgggttcatgagggtaatacggaacgccgtgctgaatcccaacggcctcgtatcactagcaatcgagatgacaggcgtcttatccgcatggctgtaacggatcgtgcagccacatctcccagagtaaacagatggggacatttgcaagacaacaaccatctgcacgaacagttcgacgacgtctgcagcggcatggactatcaactcggagactgtggctgcggttacccttgacgctgcatcacagacaggagcgcctgtcgatggtgtactcaacgacaaacctgggtgcacgaatggcaaaacgtcattttttcggatgaatccaagttctgtttacagcatcatgatgatcgcatccatgtttggcgacatcgctgtgaacgcatattggaagcgtgtattcgtcatcgccattctagcgtatcacccggcttgatggtatggggtgccattggttacacgtatcggtcacctcttgttcgcattgacggcacgtcattttttcgaatgaatccaggttctgtttacagcatcatgatggtcgcatccatgtttggcgaaatcgctgtgaacgcatattggaagcgtgtattcgtcatcgccatactggcgtatcacccagcttgatggtatggtgtgccattggttacatgtctcggtcacctcttgttcgcattgacggcactttgaacagtggacgttacatttcaatgtgttacgacccgtggctctatccttcattcgatccctgcgaaaccctacatttcagcaggataatggacgaccgcatgttgcaggtcctgtaagggcctttatggatacagaaaatgttcgactgtgccctggccagcacattctccagatctctcaccaattgaaaacgtctggtcaatggtggccgagcaactggctcatcacaatacgccagtcactacttaagatgaactgtggtatcgtgttgaagctgcgtgggcagctgtacctgtacacgccaactgagtctgtttgactcaatgcgcaggcgtatcaaggccgttattacggccagaggtggttgttttgggttctgatttcccaggatctatgcacccaaattacgtgaaaacgtaatcacatgtcatttctagtataatatatttgtccaatgaatacccgtttattatctggatttcttcttggtgtagcaatttcaatagccagtagtgtacaattccaCTGCTACCCTATTATGCGCAATTCTAAATCAGAAGTAGTCAGTCCGTTGTACACGTAATGTTCCACATTATATGCACAAAGTTTAACATCACGAGTCAGACGTAATCTGCCTCTCGCAGTCTTAAGGAGTCTTTGAGTCGTCTAAATCAGATTCTCGACTACGTCTGAACGTTTGCTCTATATGGGAAAGAGATTGGAGATTAGTATCATTTGCAGAGTTAACGAAGAAATAACAAATTTGTCAAGTTGGACCTCTTCCCAACTTCCTGAACATCTATATACCCAGCGTCATGCATCGCGTGATCTGTTGTTGAGTATGTAAGTTAAGGCTTATCCCTTTCAGACCCCATCCAAACTTGaaatgaatattttgaaataaatgcatttttgtaaCTGAACAAAATATAGAATCGTGAACCAATTGCttagagaattttattttttaattttgatacaaattttgaaCCCACACGATTGTGTGGGTCGGGATTATCTTACATATTTATGTCATTTCTTGCAGTGATATTCGCGAAAGCAATTACTGTCTTttgacaaacacaaataaatattacacttTAGACATCTTATTCTCGTCCTcttcttgcattttttttacctgCAGCAAAAGCGGAAGGCAAATCATCAACATTTGGCCAGTGATGATATCCGTCTAGCCGCTTCTCATCACATGGTGTGTTTGctggtttgtacattttatttggtgGCTCTTCGTCGGATTCATTTTCATGTTCCTgtcctgaagaagaagaaattagcacTTCCCCAATCACCTGTCGGAATCCAAGAAGATCTAAAGTGTTTTTCTTTTGTACTTTATTGGCTTCGCATTCAACTTTGTATTGTAACCAGGAATTGATGCAAgccaaatcaagtaaatgaatcaaAACTTTTAAAGTCCACTTTTTTGTCTTCAAGAAAGTCCTGTAGGTCTCCATCATTTGATCGCAGAGGTCCACTCCTCCCATACACAGGTTGTACTTCACTACAAGTGCAGGACATGGCACTAAGATGTACTTCTTTTCTGGTTTACTCCATCTCTCAACATTGCTTACAGGTTCACATCCTGTACAAGTAGAGGCAAGGGTCACAGCTTTTGAATCTTTCCACTGGACAATCACTATTTTATCATCGTCCCTGCAGAATTCTTCCATATCTCCTCTCTtcagtcttttttcttctgtcaggtgAACTGGTTTCACTCTGTTTTTCATTATGGTTCCTGTTCCTTCCAGCCCTAGGtcaagtaactgttgcaataatggcaaagctgtaaaatatctgtcaaaatatagTCTTGCACCTTGAGCTAATGTTTGAGCAAGGCGAAGTATTACAGATGGCCCAAGACCAAGGCCAACATCTGGCAGAGGAGTTGATTTACCTTGATAAAATTCAAAATCAAGTACTAAACCTTTCGTTGTTGccaaaacaaagtttttaattcccaTGGGCGCGGTTTGTTTGGAACATACTGAGACAATGTGCAGCGTCCAGTAAATGGTACTATTTACTCATCAATGGAATAATCATTTTCAGAGGGGCTTGGAAGTCTCAAACAAGCACTGCGTACAACATTAATTGCAGGTTGTACTTTCCATAatctattagtttctgattcatGTGGAATGTTGTTAGTGTCCACAACATGCTGTGCTGTTCTGAGAGTGAAGGACCTGTCTCTAGGCATACAATCTGCAATAGCTGGCATACGCAATGACTTCTGCAGTACATACGTGTACGAGGATATCTAATGCATCCCATAAGTACATGCATGCCATACAGCTTTTTTATCTCTTGAGGAGTAGTAACTGTTAGTGCAGTCAGATCCTAAATGAAAAAAATCTTTTGGGTAGTACTCGCTGAAATAGCTCATTGGAGTTTTAATTTCCTGTCCTAACTCACTCTCTGAGTGCGCAAAAATTTTGGAGGCGAATGGTCTTTTTCTCCAAGTGGACAAACGACGATGTGTTTCCACTGTTTTTTTAGAATTCTTTCTACTGTGTTGACTGGGAAAATTGTCCTGAACTTCTGGAGCAACTGGTAGTAGTGTTGCAGAAGCATTGTTACAATTTTCCTCCTCGTCAGAAGATTcagagctttctccaagtctaggcTTGATTGTTGGAAGAGTCCGAGTTGTATCTAACAATTCGTCATCACTACTGAAGACTTCCACTTCAGAGTCATTTAATATGGCTAGAATTTCCTCGTCAGTAAgccctaaaacgaaacaaacaaacgaacTGTGAAAATAATGCGTAAATACAGTAGTAAAATGACTTATCTATTCCGTAATCTGTTCCGAATCGTAACCTCAAACATCGACCGAAAACGACCATATGCCGGTAAAATAGTCCCAACACGCACAACTGTGCGTGTGGATGTTACAGTCATTGTAGCTATGAAAGTATTCAAATAATTGTGGCGGAcgtatttttatttacttctgtacaCCTTTTGGAAtctcaaacacatttttccaaatgtcAAAACGCAATAAATAAAGCACAATAAACATTTACCTCGACAGACATGCTTCCGACCCGCCATCTTGAAAATTACCAAAGATTAAGACGAGATATCGATATAAATCGCGTTGTATGCGAAACAGCGATTCCTACACACTCGTGTGACTTGGGACTCAACTGCATAGCGGAATAATGCGATGCTGCAACGCAAATAAACCGCACCCACACACTTGTGCGGATCGGCTCTGAAAGGTTTATGCGAACGAGGTCCGGGGTGAAACCGGTAAGCACATGCGCGAAGGCAGTGAATTTACCGATCCGTGGATGGCACAGGGCGAGGTGTGGCGGCGCTCCGCGTGCCCTCTGGGCGGGGACAGCTGGACGGACGCGGCGGCTCGTGTCCGCAGGTGCCGCCCGCGCCTGGTACGGCGCGGTTGCGCTGCGCTGCGCGTGGGCGGCCGGCAAGGTCGCCGCGACCCCGGCTGCGGCGGGCAGGCCGCAACAGCTGAACCTCTGCCGTCTCGCTCGGCGACATTCTCGCGGTTATCGAGACGCGCCATTCACCCGTCCCAAGCGCAACAAGGACTTGCTCCAAGTGCACGAGCTTTTCGCAAACGTGAGTCTTCCCCAGCTCCGCAAGGGCGGGGCTGGATGGGGGGGATTGTCCATgcgcgagtaggactcgcgcactaaGGGTTATCCATTACGGGAATCGCTAAAATTGACTATTTTCCCTGTTATGGACATTGATACTAGCAAGATACCGGTCCCAGGTAGGCCAAGACGttctagaatgttttaatttcaaatttgtaGTCagataaaaaatgagaaaaaaagtatttttttcgtgtcatataatcacaaactgaaagacctgagtcgaaacaaggccccgggagtagacaataatccattagaactactgacggccttgggagagccagtcctgacaaaactctaccgtctggtgagcaagatgtacgagacaggtgaaataccctcagacttcaagaagaatataataattccaatcccaaagaaagcaggtgttgacagatgtgaaaattaccgaactatcagtttaataagtcacagctgcaaaatactaacacgaattatttacagacgaatggaaaaactggtagaagccgaccttggggaagatcagaatagattccgtagaaatgttggaacacgtgaggcaatactgaccttacgacttatcttagaagaaagattaaggaaaggcaaacccacgtttcaagcatttgtagacttagagaaagcttttgacaatgttgactggaatactctctttcaaattctaaaggtggcaggggtaaaatacagggaacgaaaggctatttacaatttgtacagaaaccagatggcaattataagagtcaaggggcatgaaagggaagcagtggttgggaagggattgagacagggttgtagcctctccccgatgttattcaatctgtatattgggcaagcagtaaaggaaacaaaagaaaaatttggagtaggtattaaaatccagggagaagaaataaaaactttgaggttcgccgatgacattgtaattctgtcagagacagcaaaggacttggaagagcagttgaacggaatggatagtatcttgaaaggagggtataagatgaacatcaacaaaagcaagacaagggtaatggtatgtagtcgaattaagtcgggtgatgctgagggaattagattaggaaatgagatacttaaagtagtaaaggagttttgctatttggggagcaaaataactgatgatggtcgaagtagagaagatataaaatgtagactggcaatggcaaggaaagcgtttctgaagaagagaaatttgttaacgtcgagtatagatttaagtgtcaggaagtcgtttctgaaagtagttgtatggagtgtagccatgtatggaagtgaaacatggacaataaatagtttggacaagaagagaatagaagctttcgaaatgtggtgctacagaagaatgttgaagattgggtgggtagatcacgtaactaatgaggaggtattgaataggattggggagaagagaagtttgtggcacaacttgacttgaagaagggataggttggtaggacatgtcctgagacatcgagggatcacaaatttagcattggagggcagtgtggagggtaaaaatcgtagagggagacactaagcagattcagaaggatgtaggttgcagtagatactgggagatgaaggagcttgcacaggatagattagcatggagagctgcatcaaaccagtctcaggactgaagaccacaacaacaacaatcacaaactgaacccgccagggtagccgagagcgctaatgcgctgcttcctggactcaggtaggcacgccagccctggatcgaatccaccttggatgtggtttttaggcggttttccacattccgctaggtaaataccgggccggtccccacgttccgccgtAGTTACAAGACTCGCAAAcatgttcacactattccatggattacactagacgcagacagtttgggtacactaattccgtcaccgggggtacggggtggtggcacgaatggcatctggccaccccttcaaaatTAACATTGCCAGATCCGATCTCAACCGCACTGACCCTGCGAATCCGCGGGACAAGGCACTAGCTAAAGGAGAAGAAGAATAATCAAAAATTGAACAATTGGCAGTGTGGCctcagctgcctgagactgcagtcatctgTATGGTAGTTGCGTTTGCGTGACAGTGTATGTCTCTGTCTTCTGTATTTGACTTaggccttactggccgaatgctttatttgtgacagttttttgtatctgcgactcagcatctccgctatatggtgagtagcaactttccttttcgtaatattgttgtaATTACAAATTGACAGTTTTCAGGTTCTTTTCCTTTACTCGCACTGTGGAACCTTCCTTCTTGCCGAATTACGTGATTCTAtgtcaacggaaagtaccctattGGTTTTGATGAGCGACTTTttttatcgaaatatgtgacatcagTGGCCGTATCTTaatattgcattgacttagaagcttaaaatttttacaccgccgAGAGACCattgaccttagtatgtgacataaatttgatctTGACACACCAATCTGTTCCGGAGAAAAAGCGTGTTAACAgacatataatttcaaatgaacACTCTTGGGATTTTTTGCCTTTACTTTTAC
This genomic interval from Schistocerca serialis cubense isolate TAMUIC-IGC-003099 chromosome 8, iqSchSeri2.2, whole genome shotgun sequence contains the following:
- the LOC126417075 gene encoding piggyBac transposable element-derived protein 3-like codes for the protein MGIKNFVLATTKGLVLDFEFYQGKSTPLPDVGLGLGPSVILRLAQTLAQGARLYFDRYFTALPLLQQLLDLGLEGTGTIMKNRVKPVHLTEEKRLKRGDMEEFCRDDDKIVIVQWKDSKAVTLASTCTGCEPVSNVERWSKPEKKYILVPCPALVVKYNLCMGGVDLCDQMMETYRTFLKTKKWTLKVLIHLLDLACINSWLQYKVECEANKVQKKNTLDLLGFRQVIGEVLISSSSGQEHENESDEEPPNKMYKPANTPCDEKRLDGYHHWPNVDDLPSAFAAGKKNARRGRE